GAACGGGCCATGGCGCACACGCAACCGTTGGGGCAGCCGTCGAACTTGAACTTGAACTTGTAGGGGAAGGCGGGACGGTGCAGTTCGTCCTGGTAGTCCTGGGTCAGCTGGTAGCACATGTCCTGGGTGTTGTAGCAGGCATATTCGCAGCGGGACTGGCCGAGGCAGGCTTCGGGGGTACGCAGGTTGGAGCCGGAACCACCGAGGTCGACATGCAGCTTGTGGGTCAGGTCGTGGAAGACTTCTTCCAGCTGCGGGGTCTGGGTGCCCAGGAGCACGATGTCACCGGTGGAGCCGTGCATGTTGGTCATGCCGGAACCGCGCAGGTCCCAGATGTCGCACAGGTCACGCAGGAATTTGGTGTGGTAGTATTTGGCAGCGGGCTGGGCCACACGCATGGTGTGGAAGTGGGCCACGCCGGGGAACTTTTCGGGCTGGTCGCAGTAACGGCCGATGACGCCGCCGCCGTAACCGAACACGCCCACGATGCCGCCGTGCTTCCAGTGGGTCTCCTTTTCTTCGTAGGAGAGTTCCAGGACGCCCAGCAGGTCGTCGGGGGCGTCAGCGGGGATCTGATAGTCGAGTCCTTTGGGATTGGCCGCACGGGCGGCGGCTTCCTGTTTGATGTCGGACACAAAGCTCGGCCAGGGGCCGCTTTCGAGCTGGTCCAGCAGGGGAGTCGCATGTTTCGGCATTGCCATACCTCCATGAGTGCATATTTCAACGAATAATCGTTGAATATTTTACCAAATGCTGAAAAACGACGCATCCTCGGGGGTAAAGATGGCCTTTTCAGCCACGGCATGGCTTCTTGGTAACAAAAAATCGTTGTATTTGGCAATAGGAAAAGAAGCAAAAGGGCCTTTCAGGGCCAAAAAAATATTTTTCAGGCTTGTTCAACGATAATTCGTTGCATAATGGCCATGCACCGGGACGGGAGGCCCGCGCAGGCAGCAGGCACGGCGGCAGGGATCAGGCGTCCCCGCATCTCCGGGCAGGGCCGGACGGGCGGACCGCCTGCGGGCACGGGCGTGACAGGCCGTGTGGCGCCTCATGGGCGCCAGGGGCGCCCCCGGTGCAGCCGCCCGGCGTCCCGGATCAGGCGTCCTGTTTGCGCAGGCCGAACTTTTTGATGCGGGAGCAGAGCGTGGTGGGGCTGATGCCCAGCAGGGCCGCGGCCCCGTCCCCGCCGTAGATCTTGCCGCGGCAGCGCTGCAGGGCATTGGTGATATTGGTCCGTTCCAGGGCCTGCATCTCCGCCTCGGTGAAGACGATGCCGTTGTCCGCACCGGGCAGGGCGGGCCGGGACGCGGAGGAGGGGGCCGGCGGCAGGGCCTCGCAGTGCAGGAGCCCGTCCGTGCTGGCCGCGGCCGCGTGCAGGACGCATTCCTGCAGTTCCCGGACATTGCCGGGCCAGGTGTAGGCCTGCAGGCGCCCCGGGGCATCGTCGGCAAAGGCCAGTTCCGGCCGTTGCAGATGCGTGCGGCCATGCTCCAGAAAGGCCCGGGCCAGGGGCAGGATGTCCTCCGGGCGCTCACGCAGGGGGGGGATGCTGATGGGGAAGGCATTGAGGCGGTAATAGAGGTCTTCGCGGAACCGGCCCGCACGGACCGCGTCGTGGAGGTCACGGCTGGTGGCGGCCACGAGGCGTACGCTGATCCGGTGCCCGCTGTCCTTGCCGTCGCGCCGGAACTCCCTGTCCTGCAGGACGTGCAGGAGCCTGGCCTGCAGGGACGGGGGGAGCTCCTCCACGGCGTCCAGGAAGAGCGTCCCGCCCGAGGCGGCCTCCAGAAAGCCCATGCGGGCGCCCGCGTGGCCGAAGAACTCCTCCTCGAGCCTGTCACGCGCGATGGCGGCGCAGTTGACCCGCACCAGCGGCCCTCCGGCCACGAAACTTTGCCGGTGCAGCTCGGCGGCCACGGCTTCCTTGCCGCTGCCGGCTTCGCCG
This is a stretch of genomic DNA from Desulfovibrio piger. It encodes these proteins:
- the dsrA gene encoding dissimilatory-type sulfite reductase subunit alpha is translated as MPKHATPLLDQLESGPWPSFVSDIKQEAAARAANPKGLDYQIPADAPDDLLGVLELSYEEKETHWKHGGIVGVFGYGGGVIGRYCDQPEKFPGVAHFHTMRVAQPAAKYYHTKFLRDLCDIWDLRGSGMTNMHGSTGDIVLLGTQTPQLEEVFHDLTHKLHVDLGGSGSNLRTPEACLGQSRCEYACYNTQDMCYQLTQDYQDELHRPAFPYKFKFKFDGCPNGCVCAMARSDFAVVGTWKDDIKIDQDAVKAYVGGEFKPNAGAHAGRDWGKFDIQAEVVDRCPSKCMSWDGSKLSIKTADCVRCMHCINTMPRALHIGDERGASILVGAKAPVVDGAQMGSLLVPFISCEAPYDEIKEVIEKIWDWWMEEGKNRERVGETMKRLSFQKLLEVTDTEAAPYHVTAPRSNPYIFFKEEEVPGGWTRDLAEFRKRHQR
- a CDS encoding sigma 54-interacting transcriptional regulator, giving the protein MHDHPAFPRTSAIPDLPAGPPVPEQDMVQTRALLLEMARCQSLDQIFRLVAATFAARQDVALCRIWLLEPTEPSLCASCRHFYDCRDHRQCLRLAASTGRSRVDGHVWTGLDGDHSRFSLGLGKVGLIAQSGTAYHVDDVRPDMDWVTSPGWIRQEGIRTFLGQPLLHRRRVLGVFAVFSREVQDAQAMDRLRMIADYLAVSIANAQAFEELNRLKRQLEIENAYLKNDTLPPAALALTGDSPGMRALKEKIRQVACTDVPVLITGEAGSGKEAVAAELHRQSFVAGGPLVRVNCAAIARDRLEEEFFGHAGARMGFLEAASGGTLFLDAVEELPPSLQARLLHVLQDREFRRDGKDSGHRISVRLVAATSRDLHDAVRAGRFREDLYYRLNAFPISIPPLRERPEDILPLARAFLEHGRTHLQRPELAFADDAPGRLQAYTWPGNVRELQECVLHAAAASTDGLLHCEALPPAPSSASRPALPGADNGIVFTEAEMQALERTNITNALQRCRGKIYGGDGAAALLGISPTTLCSRIKKFGLRKQDA